One window of the Bos indicus isolate NIAB-ARS_2022 breed Sahiwal x Tharparkar chromosome 15, NIAB-ARS_B.indTharparkar_mat_pri_1.0, whole genome shotgun sequence genome contains the following:
- the LOC109569135 gene encoding olfactory receptor 9G19: protein MEKNNHTVTEFILVGFTTDPKMQLVLFVVFLGVYSMTLVGNTTLIALICNDSRLHTPMYFLIGNLSFLDVWYSSVYTPKILVTCISEDKSISFTGCAVQFFFSAGLAYSECYLLAAMAYDRYAAISSPLLYAQVMSRRLCICLVIYSYTGGFVNAIILTSNTFTLNFCGGNIIDDFFCDVPPLVNLACDVKETYQDVLYFLLASNVITPTVLILASYAFIIAAILRIRSTQGRLKAFSTCSSHLISVTLYYGSILYIYSRPSSSYSLERDKMVSTFYTVVFPMLNPMIYSLRNKDVKAALKKLSRFT from the coding sequence ATGGAGAAGAACAATCATACGGTGACTGAGTTCATCCTTGTGGGATTCACAACAGACCCCAAGATGCAGCTGGTCCTGTTTGTGGTGTTCCTTGGTGTGTACTCCATGACCCTGGTAGGAAATACCACCCTCATAGCGTTGATCTGTAATGACTCTCGActgcacacacccatgtatttTCTCATTGGGAATCTGTCTTTTCTGGATGTCTGGTACTCCTCTGTGTACACCCCAAAGATCCTAGTGACCTGCATTTCTGAAGACAAaagcatctccttcactggctgtGCAGTCCAGTTCTTCTTCTCGGCGGGGCTGGCCTACAGCGAGTGCTACCTGCTGGCTGCCATGGCTTATGACCGCTATGCGGCCATTTCCAGTCCCCTGCTCTATGCTCAGGTCATGTCGAGGAGACTCTGTATCTGTTTGGTTATATATTCCTATACTGGGGGTTTTGTCAATGCAATAATACTCACCAGCAACACATTCACATTGAATTTTTGTGGTGGTAACATTATTGATGACTTTTTCTGTGATGTCCCCCCTCTCGTGAACTTGGCTTGTGATGTAAAAGAGACGTACCAGGATGTGCTGTACTTCCTCCTGGCCTCCAACGTCATCACGCCCACTGTGCTCATCCTGGCTTCCTACGCCTTCATCATTGCTGCCATCTTGCGAATTCGCTCCACCCAGGGCCGCCTCAAAGCCTTTTCCACCTGTTCCTCCCACCTGATCTCTGTCACCTTATACTATGGCTCCATTCTCTACATCTACTCCCGTCCAAGTTCCAGCTATTCCCTTGAGAGGGACAAGATGGTGTCTACATTTTACACCGTGGTGTTCCCCATGTTGAACCCCATGATCTACAGTCTGAGGAATAAAGATGTTAAAGCTGCTCTGAAAAAACTCTCCAGGTTCACATAA